The following proteins are encoded in a genomic region of Synechococcus sp. ROS8604:
- a CDS encoding GIY-YIG nuclease family protein: MGIPPGQGNLFEQPLAESSGLIDPSLPLTAELLRGWQERIHQFQAPLFAPPLESQSGHRDQPTGQQHLFASDNTNPLSNFQPLQLRPLALSFWRWPNSPHQGAAIYLVMDRPKELDHPILLYIGETKAADRRWKGEHDCKAYLASYQEACMGTGLCCSTSIRFWADVPQDTRSRRRLEQTLIRLWQPPFNKETRARWSTPFHAD, from the coding sequence ATGGGCATTCCACCTGGGCAGGGCAACCTTTTCGAGCAGCCATTGGCAGAATCCAGTGGCCTGATCGATCCTTCCCTGCCCCTGACTGCGGAGCTGTTACGGGGTTGGCAAGAGCGCATCCATCAGTTCCAGGCACCGCTGTTCGCGCCTCCATTGGAGTCTCAGTCCGGGCATCGAGATCAACCAACAGGACAACAGCATCTGTTTGCCAGCGACAACACCAATCCGCTGAGCAATTTCCAGCCTCTTCAGCTCAGGCCCTTAGCGTTGAGCTTCTGGCGTTGGCCCAACAGTCCCCATCAAGGGGCGGCCATCTATCTCGTGATGGATCGCCCGAAAGAACTCGACCATCCCATCCTTCTCTACATCGGAGAAACCAAGGCGGCTGATCGTCGCTGGAAAGGCGAGCACGACTGCAAGGCCTACTTGGCGAGTTACCAAGAGGCCTGCATGGGCACGGGCTTGTGCTGCAGCACAAGCATTCGTTTCTGGGCCGATGTTCCGCAGGACACCCGTTCACGACGACGCCTGGAACAAACCTTGATTCGCCTCTGGCAACCACCCTTCAACAAGGAAACCCGTGCGCGTTGGTCCACACCGTTCCATGCCGATTAA
- a CDS encoding response regulator transcription factor, whose translation MDLTSQIPRLQTRSKQGHSLLRSSRTAIASGDRVLLASWMGWFQDLGPLVAAATTEEDSLQRLQTTDANLLICTDQLEGGNGPSLVRRAKQNNPSLKALLLVQRPILRTILQAIDAPCDGLCSHQNVGMGGVTAALTAMESDGMYHDAVIADVLRHGRLGRTASGAIPPELSLKEEDVLRGLCKGMSNQDIADILVVSIDTVKSHIGSLLRKLQANNRTHAVVVAFQQGLIEIPTLPPRWNP comes from the coding sequence TTGGATCTCACCTCCCAGATCCCCAGACTTCAGACCCGCAGCAAGCAGGGACACAGTCTTTTGCGTAGTAGTCGCACAGCGATTGCCAGTGGCGATCGCGTGTTGTTAGCCAGCTGGATGGGCTGGTTTCAAGATCTTGGGCCCCTTGTTGCTGCCGCCACAACAGAAGAAGACAGTCTTCAGAGGTTGCAAACAACGGATGCCAACCTCTTGATCTGCACGGACCAGCTTGAGGGTGGCAATGGCCCGAGCCTCGTTCGGCGCGCCAAGCAGAACAATCCCAGCTTGAAAGCGTTGCTGCTCGTTCAGCGTCCAATTCTGCGCACCATCCTCCAGGCGATCGACGCACCCTGTGATGGATTGTGCTCCCATCAAAATGTCGGGATGGGAGGCGTGACAGCTGCGCTGACCGCCATGGAATCCGATGGCATGTATCACGATGCCGTGATCGCCGACGTTCTCCGGCACGGTCGACTGGGACGCACCGCCTCCGGCGCCATTCCTCCCGAACTGAGCCTGAAGGAAGAGGACGTGCTGCGTGGACTTTGCAAAGGAATGAGCAATCAGGACATCGCAGACATCCTTGTCGTCTCCATCGACACCGTGAAATCCCACATCGGCAGCCTGCTGCGCAAACTGCAGGCCAACAATCGCACCCACGCCGTGGTGGTGGCTTTTCAACAGGGACTGATCGAAATCCCAACCCTGCCTCCACGCTGGAACCCCTAA